From a single Lolium rigidum isolate FL_2022 chromosome 7, APGP_CSIRO_Lrig_0.1, whole genome shotgun sequence genomic region:
- the LOC124671859 gene encoding uncharacterized protein LOC124671859 — protein sequence MAPVDLGAGYVFQPCGRQLVDDFLVPKAGLDGCYFPGFIEEGVDVFSLRPRALPFWRIHRRHDGEVWGFFFAARPAAGKRCPAPGGCWVRYGREKAYYGGGGEAVAFMRRFAYRITWKGGAVSAPTRWRMKEYRLNTDAAAFRAAHPDPDAAGVVFVLHKVFRKAAPSPPRPPPVYCSESEEEEEEVVDQELDELVLDLRTLTEGK from the coding sequence ATGGCGCCCGTGGATCTGGGAGCAGGCTACGTGTTCCAACCCTGCGGCCGTCAGCTCGTCGACGACTTCCTCGTCCCCAAGGCGGGGCTGGACGGCTGCTACTTCCCGGGCTTCATCGAAGAGGGCGTGGACGTCTTCTCGCTGCGCCCGCGCGCGCTCCCCTTCTGGCGCATCCACAGGAGGCACGACGGCGAGGTGTGGGGCTTCTTCTTCGCGGCCCGGCCCGCCGCCGGCAAGAGGTGCCCCGCACCGGGCGGGTGCTGGGTGCGGTACGGCCGCGAGAAGGCGTactacggcggcggcggggaggcggtcGCGTTCATGCGCAGGTTCGCGTACCGCATCACGTGGAAGGGCGGGGCGGTGTCGGCGCCGACGCGGTGGCGGATGAAGGAGTACCGGCTCAACACGGACGCggcagccttccgcgccgcgcaCCCCGACCCCGACGCGGCGGGCGTGGTCTTCGTGCTCCACAAGGTCTTCAGGAAGGCGGCGCCctctccgccgcggccgccgcccgtCTACTGCAGcgagagcgaggaggaggaggaggaggtggtggaccaGGAACTCGATGAGTTGGTGCTGGACCTGCGGACGCTCACGGAGGGGAAATAG